One window from the genome of Ensifer canadensis encodes:
- a CDS encoding carbohydrate ABC transporter permease: MPWLLGFVVLTLGPAVSSFYLSLTDFGLMGPANWVGAENYVRIASDDPRFWTAMRVTFTFVLLSVPLKLMFALAIAVALNKGLRGLTVFRAIFYLPSLVGGSVAIAVLWRQVFAGDGVLNQVLAALFGYEGPSWISNPSTSLYTLVLLAAWQFGSSMIIFLAGLRQIPQDMYEAASIDGASRSRQFFKITLPLLTPVIFFNAVILTIDAFKAFTSAFVVSDGSGGPIDTTLFYTLYLYQEAFTNFRFGYASALAWVLVVIIAIFTTLSFMSAKYWVHYDD, from the coding sequence ATGCCCTGGCTGCTGGGGTTTGTCGTGCTGACCTTGGGGCCGGCCGTTTCGTCGTTCTATCTCTCGCTCACCGACTTCGGCCTGATGGGGCCGGCCAACTGGGTCGGCGCCGAGAACTATGTGCGGATTGCCAGCGACGACCCCCGTTTCTGGACGGCGATGCGGGTGACTTTCACATTCGTTCTCCTGTCGGTTCCTCTCAAGCTGATGTTCGCGTTGGCGATCGCCGTGGCGCTGAACAAGGGGCTGCGCGGCCTGACGGTCTTTCGGGCGATCTTCTATCTTCCGTCGCTGGTCGGCGGCAGCGTTGCGATCGCGGTGCTCTGGCGGCAGGTGTTTGCCGGCGACGGGGTGCTGAACCAGGTTCTGGCGGCGCTTTTCGGCTACGAAGGCCCGAGCTGGATCTCGAACCCGTCCACGTCGCTCTACACCCTGGTTCTGCTCGCGGCCTGGCAGTTCGGCTCGTCGATGATCATCTTTCTCGCCGGTCTGCGCCAGATCCCGCAGGATATGTATGAGGCTGCCAGCATCGACGGGGCAAGCCGCTCCCGCCAGTTCTTCAAGATCACGCTGCCGCTTTTGACGCCGGTGATCTTTTTCAATGCGGTGATCCTGACGATCGACGCGTTCAAGGCTTTCACCTCGGCTTTCGTCGTCAGCGACGGCAGCGGTGGTCCGATCGATACGACGCTGTTCTACACGCTCTACCTCTACCAGGAAGCCTTCACCAACTTCCGTTTCGGATACGCATCAGCCCTTGCCTGGGTGCTGGTGGTCATCATCGCCATTTTCACGACGCTGTCCTTCATGTCGGCCAAATATTGGGTGCACTACGATGACTGA